DNA from Kitasatospora herbaricolor:
CGGCGCGTTGTCCTTGATCGACTTGATGTAGGTGTACACCGCGGTGTCGACGTTCTTCACCATCGAGGTGAGGATGACGTTCTTGTACTTCGACAGGGCCGGCTGGCTGGCCTGGTCGGAGTCGACGCCGATGGCCCAGGTGCCGGCCTTGTTGGAGACGGCCTCGATCGCGCCGCTGCCGGAGGAGCCGGCCGCCGCGTAGATGACGTCCGCGCCCTTGTCGAGCTGGCCCTGGGCGGCCTCCTTGCCCTTGTCGGGCGAGGAGAAGCCGGAGAAGTCCGGCGGGGTGGTCAGGTAGGTCGTCTCGACCTTGATGTTCGGGTCGACGGACTTGGCGCCCGCCACGTAGCCGGCCTCGAACTTCTTGATCAGCTCGGACTGCACACCGCCGATGAAGCCGACGTGCTTGGCCTTGCTCTTGTTGGCGGCGGCGACGCCGGCCAGGTAGGAGCCCTCCTGCTCGGAGAACGTCAGCGAGGTGACGTTGGCCGGCTGGGTGGAGGAGGCCGAGTCGATGATCGCGAACTTGACGTTCGGGTTGTCCTTGGCGACCTTCTCGACCGCGGACTGGTAGACGAAGCCCACCGCGATGATCGGGTTGTAGCCACCGGTGACCAGGCTCTTGAGCCGGGTCTCCTTGTCGGCCTCGGCCTCGCCGGTCTTGGCGTCGGCCTCGGTGATCTGGACGCCCAGGTCGGCCTTGGCCTTGTCGAGACCGCGGGCGGCGGAGTCGTTGAACGACTGGTCGCCACGGCCACCGATGTCGTAGGCCATGCCGACCTTGATGCCGGAGTCGCCGGAGGCGCCGGCGGAAGCGGTCGTGTCGTCGGTGCTCTTTGCGCCGCAAGCGGCGAGCGAGGCAATGCCCAGGGAACCCGAGAGCACAACCGCGGCGAGCTTAGTAGAACGGCGCAAGGGAGTATCTCCTTCTCACACGCACCCGTTTAGCGTGGTCGGACGCCACCGTAACGCGCGTAGAACACGGTTGTGTTACGGCTCGTTCGGGCATCCGGGTTGTTATCAAACCGTGCCACCCGAGGGTGCGGAACCAATATCCGCCTCCAGTGTTACGGGCCAGGAGCCCACATCCAAACCAAATCGGATGCGATCGCGACAAATCCGGTCGGATCCGTGCAGGAACCCCGGTCGAAGCGGGCATCCCGGGGCTTCCTGGCCACGCAGCGTCCTCGGACGCCCGCGCTGCGTCGACCGGTACCAGGGGGAAGGCCTGGGCAGGTCCGAAGAAGGGGGCAGGTCCGAAGAAGGGGGCCCCGGGCTCTGCCCGGGGCCCCCTCGACGCTCGGATGCGACCGCCTCAGACCTCGCTGTGCTCCAGGGCCAGCGCGGCGAAGAGCTCGACACCGATCCCGATCGCCCGCTCGTCCACGTCGAAGCGGCCCTGGTGGAGATCCCGGACGGCGCTGTCGCCGGGGGCCCGGACGCCCAGCCGGGCCAGCGCGCCGGGCGCGTGCTCCAGGTACCAGGAGAAGTCCTCGCCGCCGAGGCTCTGCTCGGTCTCCTCGACGACCTCCCCGGCCGAACCGAAGCGGGCGGTCATCGCCGCCTCCAGCCGGGCGATCGAGACGGCCTCGTTCACCACCGGCGGCACCCCTCGGTGGTAGTCGAGGGTCCACTTGGCGCGGTGCGTCTCGGCCATCTTGGCGATCAGCTCGTGCAGCAGGTCCGGAGCCTCGCGCCAGCCCGGCAGCTCCAGGCAGCGGACGGTGCCCTCCAGCTCCGCGTGCTGCGGGATGACGTTGGCGGCGGAGCCGGAGGCGATCCGGCCCCAGACCAGGCTGACGCCCCAGCGCGGGTCCATCCGGCGGGCGAACACCGCCGGCAGGTCGGCGGCCATCCGCGCGATCGCGGTGACCAGGTCGGTGGTCAGGTGCGGGCGGGCGGTGTGGCCGCCGGGGCCGTCCAGGTGCAGCACCAGCCGGTCGCAGGCCGAGGTGATCGCGCCGACCTTCAGCCCGATCTTGCCGACGGTGACCTTGGGATCGCAGTGCACGGCGAAGATCCGGCCGACGTTGTCCATCCCGCCGGCCTTGATGACGTCCAGCGCGCCGCCCGGCATCACCTCCTCCGCGGGCTGGAAGACCAGCCGCACGGGCCGGCGCAGCTCGCCGTTGCGCGCCGCGGCCGCCAGCACCAGGGCCGTGCCCAGCACGATCGAGGTGTGCACGTCGTGCCCGCAGGCGTGGGCCCGGCCCGGCACGGTGGAGCGGTAGGTCACGTCCGTCTTGGCGTCG
Protein-coding regions in this window:
- a CDS encoding amidohydrolase: MNDPRTAQQATLAAARPADLRTRVRAFEAELIAFRRDLHRHPELGRQEFRTTGLLRDRLVAAGLEPRVLPGGTGMTVDIVPPGTPAGMPFLAFRADIDALPIDDAKTDVTYRSTVPGRAHACGHDVHTSIVLGTALVLAAAARNGELRRPVRLVFQPAEEVMPGGALDVIKAGGMDNVGRIFAVHCDPKVTVGKIGLKVGAITSACDRLVLHLDGPGGHTARPHLTTDLVTAIARMAADLPAVFARRMDPRWGVSLVWGRIASGSAANVIPQHAELEGTVRCLELPGWREAPDLLHELIAKMAETHRAKWTLDYHRGVPPVVNEAVSIARLEAAMTARFGSAGEVVEETEQSLGGEDFSWYLEHAPGALARLGVRAPGDSAVRDLHQGRFDVDERAIGIGVELFAALALEHSEV
- a CDS encoding BMP family lipoprotein, whose amino-acid sequence is MRRSTKLAAVVLSGSLGIASLAACGAKSTDDTTASAGASGDSGIKVGMAYDIGGRGDQSFNDSAARGLDKAKADLGVQITEADAKTGEAEADKETRLKSLVTGGYNPIIAVGFVYQSAVEKVAKDNPNVKFAIIDSASSTQPANVTSLTFSEQEGSYLAGVAAANKSKAKHVGFIGGVQSELIKKFEAGYVAGAKSVDPNIKVETTYLTTPPDFSGFSSPDKGKEAAQGQLDKGADVIYAAAGSSGSGAIEAVSNKAGTWAIGVDSDQASQPALSKYKNVILTSMVKNVDTAVYTYIKSIKDNAPLTGVKNFDLKAQGVSLATTGGHIDDIKAKLDAATTAITSGATTVPTAP